In one Carassius carassius chromosome 12, fCarCar2.1, whole genome shotgun sequence genomic region, the following are encoded:
- the LOC132154357 gene encoding uncharacterized protein LOC132154357, with protein sequence MELRRAGLTANPWKCHLAFAKAKYLGYQVGRGQIKPQEKKVAAILSALRPTSKTQVQAFLGLAEYYRCFIPDFSSLASPLTDLTRKGQPEKVSWTSETETAFLRIKASLTTEPVLHAPDFNRPFLL encoded by the coding sequence ATGGAACTACGCCGGGCTGGCCTGACCGCCAACCCCTGGAAGTGTCATCTGGCCTTCGCCAAAGCCAAATACTTGGGATATCAGGTGGGTCGCGGCCAGATCAAACCTCAAGAGAAGAAGGTGGCAGCTATCCTCTCCGCGCTGCGGCCCACCTCCAAAACACAGGTACaggcctttttggggttggcggAGTATTACCGCTGCTTTATCCCTgacttctcctccttagcttctcccctgacagacctgaccaggaagggacAGCCGGAGAAGGTCTCGTGGACCTCCGAGACGGAAACAGCATTCCTCAGGATCAAGGCGTCCCTCACAACAGAGCCAGTCCTCCATGCCCCCGACTTCAACCGCCCCTTCCTGCTGTAG